The Cygnus atratus isolate AKBS03 ecotype Queensland, Australia chromosome 2, CAtr_DNAZoo_HiC_assembly, whole genome shotgun sequence genome window below encodes:
- the MC5R gene encoding melanocortin receptor 5 gives MNTSSQLYVSELNLSAFGSNFTVPTIKSKSSPCEQVVIAAEVFLTLGIVSLLENILVICAIVKNKNLHSPMYFFVCSLAVADMLVSVSNAWETITIYLINNRHIIMEDTFVRHIDNVFDSMICISVVASMCSLLAIAIDRYITIFYALRYHNIMTVKRSGLIIACIWTFCTGCGIIFILYYESTYVIICLITMFFTMLFLMVSLYIHMFLLARTHVKKIAALPGYNSVHQRTSMKGAITLTMLLGIFIVCWAPFFLHLILMISCPQNLYCVCFMSHFNMYLILIMCNSVVDPLIYAFRSQEMRKTFKEIICCYSLRMACRLSNKY, from the coding sequence ATGAACACGTCCTCTCAACTGTATGTTTCTGAACTAAACCTGAGTGCCTTTGGCAGCAACTTTACTGTGCCTACCATCAAGAGCAAGTCATCACCATGTGAGCAAGTGGTCATTGCAGCTGAGGTGTTCCTCACTCTGGGCATTGTAAGCCTCCTTGAAAATATCTTAGTGATATGTGCAATAGTTAAGAACAAGAACTTGCATTCAcccatgtatttttttgtttgcagtttagCAGTGGCTGACATGTTGGTTAGTGTGTCTAATGCATGGGAGACCATAACAATATACTTAATAAACAATAGGCATATTATTATGGAAGATACCTTTGTCCGTCATATAGACAATGTCTTTGATTCAATGATCTGCATATCTGTAGTGGCTTCCATGTGCAGTTTGCTGGCTATAGCAATAGACAGATATATCACCATCTTCTATGCCCTGCGTTACCACAACATCATGACAGTGAAAAGATCAGGGCTTATCATTGCATGCATCTGGACCTTTTGCACAGGCTGTGGCATTATCTTCATTCTTTATTATGAATCAACTTATGTTATAATTTGTCTCATCACTATGTTTTTTACCATGTTGTTCCTCATGGTCTCACTGTATATCCATATGTTCCTCCTGGCTCGTACTCATGTGAAGAAAATAGCTGCTTTGCCTGGGTACAACTCTGTCCATCAAAGAACCAGTATGAAGGGAGCCATCACTCTGACTATGCTTCTTGGCATCTTCATCGTTTGCTGGGCTCCATTCTTCCTCCATCTCATCCTGATGATCTCCTGCCCTCAAAACCTCTACTGTGTTTGCTTCATGTCTCACTTCAACATGTACCTCATTCTCATTATGTGCAACTCAGTGGTTGATCCCTTGATCTATGCCTTTCGTAGCCAGGAAATGAGGAAGACCTTCAAAGAGATAATTTGTTGCTATAGCCTGAGAATGGCCTGTAGATTATCAAACAAatattag